The stretch of DNA GAGGCCCCAAGTGACGCATACGGGATCGCAGGGCAGCCTTCCCTCTTTTTTCAGATGTGCCAGGATACCGGCGACTATCCTGCTGTCCAGGCCACCGGAGAGCAGGATGTATATCTCGCTTCTGCCCTCGCACACGGTGGCAGCCTCGTCGCGGAGTAGATTGTAAAGGGTGGCTGCGGTCTCCCTTTGGTCCGCGGCAGAGAATCCATGTTCCGGGATCGGTGAAAGTGTGGCCGTACCGTCGTCATTCGCCATGGACATCCAGGGATTACGGCTGATCGATCTGATGGGTGTCATATCGCCGACAGCGTAGTGAAATGAGAGGATGGAGAGTATCGCCGCCGGATCCCATTCCAGCACCCTGTCAGCATTTCTCATGGCGCCGAGCCAGGTGTCGTTCCACCGCCCGCCTCCGGTGTTGTAAAGGGTCGGCTGGCAGAGGTGGTGAGCCGTGGACGGATGCTCGTACGGACCCGAATCATTCTTGCGCAGGATCTTTTGTTTCGTTTTGCTGTCGAAATCAGTCTGAATCATCGGCTGCCTTTCACCAGTTCTTTGAGCCTCGCGATGTCATCTCCGCGGATCGTTCTCGTGACCAGCGCCAGCACCATGTATGTGCCGATGCCGGTAAGTATTTTCAGAAAGACATTGAATTCGGGAAGTATAAACAGTACAGCGCCCATGCCCAGTGACGCGGGGAGAGGCCTCGCGAGATGTTTGATGAGGCCGGGCTTTATTACCCGCCGGGTGTCACGGTACATCATGCAGAGAACTACGATCTCTGTGAATATCGTGGTAGCGGCGGCGGCCGGCATCCCGTATCTCGGGATAAAGATGAAGTTGAGTGCGATATTTATGACCGCCCCCGTACCGGCGGCCACCAGGTATCTCTTCTGAAGGTCGCAGGCGATAAGGGCGTTGTTGAAATGCTGGCGTATGTTGATGATGGCGATATTCCACACGATGATACTGAAAGGGATTACGCTGGCCGTGTAGCCTTCGCCGAAAGCGGTCATCATCAGCGGGCCGGCGAGGACCATTCCTCCGACCGCGACCGGCATCAGGCCGATCGACGCGTACTTCAGGCTGGTGGCGATCAGGTTCTCGAGACGTTCGCGCGATTCGACAAACAGCCTCGACATGTTCGGGAAAAGGTTGAAGAAATAATATGTCGCCAGAAGATTGATAGCCAGAATAGCCTTGTAGGCGGCGGAATAGTGTCCGACCGTCGTCTCGCCATGTGTGAATCCCAGAAGGATCATGTCGAAGTTCACATAGATCTGGCTGAGCATGAAGCTTGCCGCCATGGGCAGACTCTGCCTTGCGGCGTTTTTCCAGAAGGGCAGGTCGATGGTGAATCTGAACCTGTGGCCGCTTCGGATGTAGAGTACGAAGAGGATAATGACGCCGCAGGCGCCTGTCAGGACCTGGAGAGCGGGAACTGCCAGCAGCCTCTCCCTGTTTGTTATGAGGGTCAGTACCGATACCGCGTAGAGTATCTGGGGCAGGAGCCTGCTGAGAGAGATCCATCCTACCTTTTCTTTGCTCTGGAATACCCAGCGAAGATGAAATGTGAGGTTAAAGAGCCTCATCCCGAGGATCAGGATGGCGATCTTCACAGGCAGTGGTTTGGGAATGAATGCGGCGACGACGGCGAGGCCCGCGTAACCGAGGGCTGCCGCCACGACTCTCATCGTTATGATATTATTTACGAAGAGTTCTGTCTTCTCCGGGGCCCTGGCGACTTCACGTACGCCGTAGTGGGCGAAGCCCAGATTTGTAAGAAGCATGAAGTATGTGAGAATGGCCTGGGCGAAGCCGATGATCCCGAAGCCCTCTGCCGTCAGGACGCGGGCCATCCAGGCGGTGGCGACGAAGGAAAGAGCCGCGCATCCGAAGTTGGCGCCGGTGAGCGAGAGGGTGTTCCGCAGGATGCGTCGGGGCATTCCGTCTGAAATCGTATCAGGCACAGAGATCTCCTGTGATCATCGTTAAATCAAGCTTGATCGATATGAAAGATACGCAAGAAGGGCGCCTGTAAGGCCTCTGCCCCGGCGGATTATCTGCCGACCTAACCTGTTATATTACAACGCAATATGTGCGAGTACCCTGGCGGGCTCCGCTG from Candidatus Latescibacterota bacterium encodes:
- a CDS encoding flippase — its product is MPDTISDGMPRRILRNTLSLTGANFGCAALSFVATAWMARVLTAEGFGIIGFAQAILTYFMLLTNLGFAHYGVREVARAPEKTELFVNNIITMRVVAAALGYAGLAVVAAFIPKPLPVKIAILILGMRLFNLTFHLRWVFQSKEKVGWISLSRLLPQILYAVSVLTLITNRERLLAVPALQVLTGACGVIILFVLYIRSGHRFRFTIDLPFWKNAARQSLPMAASFMLSQIYVNFDMILLGFTHGETTVGHYSAAYKAILAINLLATYYFFNLFPNMSRLFVESRERLENLIATSLKYASIGLMPVAVGGMVLAGPLMMTAFGEGYTASVIPFSIIVWNIAIINIRQHFNNALIACDLQKRYLVAAGTGAVINIALNFIFIPRYGMPAAAATTIFTEIVVLCMMYRDTRRVIKPGLIKHLARPLPASLGMGAVLFILPEFNVFLKILTGIGTYMVLALVTRTIRGDDIARLKELVKGSR